The Providencia rettgeri genome includes a window with the following:
- the abgR gene encoding HTH-type transcriptional regulator AbgR, producing the protein MAVVENGSLSKAARVMNRTTPPIAKSIKDFETSLGKRLFKREKFGMTLTKDGQELYNDLRDLYLQEKEITKKHFSGYIINEANIYYDWGKENHLINLYQSAHQNNVQVNILRFNYDEVDEIVDYDGNTLILSSEQVVSERFSLQKIIENSPLGIYCRKELYEKFHYDLVTLLQKSTWLCDPAFYKSSLMSDLLAKIETVDNKTSVRQMDNIGCCQSFIQDGDFIGIIDHYPEEELIDKSLIYIPLNKILGKSVCYIYKSKSHSSVLNRFMGVVDKLGGDVN; encoded by the coding sequence ATGGCGGTTGTTGAAAATGGCTCGTTAAGCAAAGCGGCAAGAGTGATGAACCGTACGACACCTCCCATCGCGAAGTCAATCAAAGACTTTGAGACAAGCCTAGGTAAACGGCTTTTTAAACGAGAAAAATTTGGAATGACATTAACTAAGGATGGCCAAGAACTTTATAACGATCTAAGAGATCTTTATTTACAGGAGAAAGAAATAACGAAAAAACATTTTTCAGGTTATATAATCAATGAGGCTAATATTTATTATGACTGGGGTAAGGAAAATCATTTAATTAATTTATATCAATCAGCACATCAAAATAATGTACAAGTAAATATATTAAGGTTTAATTATGATGAAGTAGATGAAATTGTCGATTATGATGGAAATACACTTATTCTTAGTTCAGAGCAGGTTGTTAGTGAGCGGTTTTCATTACAAAAAATAATAGAAAATTCACCATTAGGTATTTATTGTCGGAAAGAACTGTATGAGAAATTTCATTATGATCTTGTTACATTATTACAAAAAAGTACTTGGTTATGTGACCCCGCATTTTATAAAAGTTCTTTGATGAGCGATTTATTAGCAAAAATTGAAACGGTTGATAATAAAACGAGCGTGAGACAAATGGATAATATTGGCTGTTGCCAAAGTTTTATTCAAGATGGTGACTTTATTGGCATTATAGACCACTATCCAGAAGAAGAATTAATTGATAAATCATTAATTTATATACCATTAAACAAGATTTTGGGGAAAAGTGTTTGTTACATTTATAAATCAAAATCACACTCTAGTGTACTAAATCGTTTTATGGGTGTTGTTGATAAATTAGGGGGGGATGTTAATTAA
- the ydjA_2 gene encoding Putative NAD(P)H nitroreductase ydjA, with amino-acid sequence MALRSMDRRCRGSCGLGCGDNDRIVGFLYLGTPELKAPAKVQTPDMTGFVSYF; translated from the coding sequence ATGGCGCTCAGGAGCATGGACAGAAGATGCCGTGGTTCGTGCGGATTAGGTTGTGGAGATAACGACCGTATTGTCGGATTTCTTTATTTAGGTACGCCAGAGCTTAAAGCACCAGCAAAAGTGCAAACTCCTGATATGACAGGCTTTGTATCTTATTTCTAA
- the topB gene encoding DNA topoisomerase 3 — MRLFIAEKPSLARAIADVLPKPHKRGDGFIQCGDGQTVTWCIGHLLEQAEPDAYEPRYARWNLQDLPIIPDKWQLKPRPAVTKQLKTIETLLKQASIVVHAGDPDREGQLLVDEVLDFLKLDPEKRKAVKRCLINDLNPQAVERAIDRLRENREFIPLCVSALARARADWLYGINMTRAYTLLGQRGGYQGVLSVGRVQTPVLGLVVRRDEEIENFIPKDYFEVKAYIVTPKDERFVAIWQPSDSCIDYQDEEGRLFHRPLADHVVSRIEGKPAIVTQYQDKRESEIAPLPFSLSSLQIEAAKKYALSAQEVLDICQRLYETHKLITYPRSDSRYLPDEHFAGRHSVLNAIAVHQPELTEFELPELDKKNRCWDDKKVDAHHAIIPTAKTAAVKLTENESKIYQLIARQYIIQFMADAVYRKCTIDLEIEKGKFIAKARFLAEAGWRVVLGNKERDAENDGMPLPVVSKNDELLCEKGEVVERQTQPPRPFTDATLLSAMTGIARFVQDKALKKVLRETDGLGTEATRAGIIDLLFKRQFLFKKGRYIHSSPAGRALIHVLPDMATLPDMTAHWESVLTQISEKQSRYDDFMHPLGQTLMQLIHHARQFTNLRTFRELPAPSAKAGKKPAKTGKKKTKKKED, encoded by the coding sequence ATGCGTTTGTTTATTGCGGAAAAACCGAGCCTTGCAAGGGCCATTGCAGATGTATTACCCAAACCCCATAAACGAGGTGATGGTTTTATTCAATGTGGTGATGGCCAAACCGTAACATGGTGCATTGGCCACCTTTTAGAGCAGGCGGAACCCGATGCTTATGAACCTCGGTATGCACGTTGGAATCTTCAGGATTTACCAATTATCCCAGATAAGTGGCAATTGAAGCCCCGTCCCGCAGTAACTAAACAATTAAAAACCATTGAAACATTACTGAAGCAAGCTTCAATAGTCGTCCATGCAGGAGACCCCGATAGAGAAGGTCAACTGCTGGTGGACGAAGTGCTTGATTTTTTAAAGCTCGATCCTGAGAAACGCAAAGCCGTAAAACGTTGTTTGATCAATGACCTTAACCCACAAGCCGTTGAGCGGGCAATTGACCGCTTAAGAGAAAATCGTGAGTTTATCCCTCTTTGTGTCTCAGCCTTGGCGAGAGCACGGGCAGATTGGCTATATGGCATCAATATGACTCGTGCTTATACGCTATTAGGGCAACGAGGTGGATATCAAGGTGTTCTTTCTGTTGGGCGGGTACAAACGCCAGTTTTAGGCCTAGTTGTTAGGCGCGATGAAGAAATAGAAAATTTTATCCCTAAAGATTATTTCGAGGTGAAAGCCTATATTGTTACGCCAAAAGATGAGCGTTTTGTGGCGATATGGCAGCCAAGTGACTCCTGTATTGATTACCAAGACGAAGAAGGGCGTTTGTTCCACCGACCGCTTGCAGACCATGTGGTATCGCGTATTGAGGGTAAGCCTGCCATAGTGACGCAATATCAGGACAAGCGCGAGTCTGAAATTGCACCATTGCCTTTCTCTTTGTCGTCTTTACAGATTGAAGCCGCTAAAAAGTATGCGTTGAGTGCACAAGAAGTATTGGATATATGCCAACGCTTGTACGAAACACATAAGTTAATTACCTATCCACGTTCGGATAGCCGATATTTACCGGATGAACATTTTGCAGGGCGACACAGTGTATTGAATGCCATTGCTGTGCATCAGCCTGAACTCACTGAATTTGAACTGCCAGAGTTAGATAAAAAGAATCGTTGTTGGGACGATAAAAAAGTGGATGCCCACCATGCAATTATTCCAACAGCAAAAACGGCAGCAGTAAAATTAACGGAAAATGAGAGTAAAATTTACCAACTGATTGCACGTCAATATATTATTCAGTTTATGGCGGATGCGGTTTACCGTAAGTGTACTATTGATCTTGAAATTGAAAAGGGTAAATTTATTGCAAAAGCTCGGTTTCTTGCTGAAGCGGGGTGGCGAGTTGTATTAGGCAATAAAGAGCGCGATGCTGAAAACGATGGTATGCCTTTGCCAGTTGTGAGTAAAAATGATGAGTTATTATGTGAGAAAGGGGAAGTTGTCGAACGGCAAACGCAGCCTCCGCGCCCTTTTACGGATGCAACGCTATTATCAGCAATGACTGGGATCGCTCGGTTTGTGCAAGATAAAGCATTAAAAAAAGTATTGCGAGAAACGGATGGGCTTGGTACGGAAGCGACTAGGGCGGGCATCATTGATTTACTATTCAAGCGCCAATTTCTCTTCAAAAAAGGGCGTTACATTCATTCTTCTCCGGCGGGAAGGGCTCTAATTCATGTTCTACCCGATATGGCAACATTACCGGATATGACTGCTCATTGGGAGTCAGTACTGACTCAAATTAGTGAAAAACAATCACGTTATGATGATTTTATGCATCCGTTAGGTCAAACGTTGATGCAATTAATTCACCATGCACGCCAATTTACAAATTTGAGGACATTTCGAGAGTTACCAGCCCCATCAGCAAAAGCAGGGAAAAAACCTGCAAAAACAGGCAAGAAGAAAACGAAAAAGAAAGAGGATTAG
- the purU gene encoding Formyltetrahydrofolate deformylase gives MQHKIVQKKILRTICPDAKGLIAKITNICYKHQLNIVQNNEFVDHHTGRFFMRTELEGIFNDETLLADLDDALPVGSQRELNTAGRRRIVVMVTKEAHCLGDLLMKSAYDGLDVEIAAVIGNHDTLRNLVEQFGIPFHHISHEGLTREQHDEKMTAQIDQYQPDYVVLAKYMRVLTPAFVQHYPNQIINIHHSFLPAFIGARPYHQAYERGVKIIGATAHFVNDSLDEGPIITQNVINVDHTFTADDMMRAGRDVEKNVLSHALYWVLAQRVFVYGNRTIIL, from the coding sequence ATGCAACACAAAATTGTACAAAAGAAAATTCTCAGGACAATTTGCCCTGACGCGAAAGGATTAATCGCGAAAATCACCAATATTTGCTATAAACACCAACTCAATATCGTACAAAATAATGAATTTGTTGATCATCACACTGGCCGTTTCTTCATGAGAACTGAGTTAGAAGGCATTTTCAACGATGAAACATTATTAGCGGATCTCGACGATGCATTGCCTGTTGGGTCTCAACGTGAATTAAACACTGCAGGCCGGCGTCGTATTGTCGTCATGGTAACCAAAGAAGCACATTGTCTGGGCGACCTACTCATGAAAAGTGCTTATGATGGCTTGGATGTTGAAATTGCTGCTGTTATTGGAAACCACGACACGCTAAGAAACTTAGTCGAACAATTTGGCATCCCATTCCACCATATTAGTCATGAAGGCTTAACTCGCGAACAACATGACGAAAAAATGACAGCACAGATTGACCAGTATCAGCCTGACTACGTTGTGTTGGCTAAATATATGCGCGTATTAACGCCCGCATTTGTTCAGCATTATCCAAACCAGATTATCAATATTCACCATTCGTTTTTACCTGCCTTTATTGGTGCCCGTCCTTATCACCAAGCTTATGAGCGTGGCGTAAAAATTATTGGTGCTACAGCGCATTTTGTTAATGACAGCCTTGATGAAGGGCCAATCATTACACAGAACGTGATTAATGTAGACCATACATTCACAGCGGATGATATGATGCGTGCTGGACGTGATGTTGAAAAAAATGTACTAAGCCATGCCCTTTACTGGGTTTTAGCTCAACGTGTATTTGTATATGGTAATCGCACCATTATTTTATAA
- the hnr_2 gene encoding response regulator of RpoS, whose amino-acid sequence MAAFLIRVVFNDLLKSAVSYPEKKLPNIDRIINQINYLLEDSGFSGQFPLLLGYFNTQNKVIIMASAGLEAEITTENTHVKLPRSLPLGTLKFYQSNHLEVKGNAWQCLIRNNSQKIKLMFNPET is encoded by the coding sequence ATGGCTGCTTTTTTGATTCGTGTTGTGTTCAATGACCTATTAAAAAGTGCGGTAAGCTACCCAGAAAAAAAATTACCGAATATTGATAGGATTATTAATCAAATAAATTATTTACTAGAGGATTCGGGGTTTAGTGGGCAATTTCCTCTCTTATTGGGGTATTTTAATACACAGAATAAAGTAATTATAATGGCGAGTGCGGGCTTAGAAGCGGAAATAACGACAGAAAATACGCATGTTAAGTTACCAAGAAGTCTTCCTTTAGGTACACTTAAATTTTATCAATCTAACCATTTAGAGGTAAAAGGAAATGCTTGGCAGTGTTTAATTCGTAATAATAGCCAGAAAATAAAACTTATGTTTAACCCGGAGACATAA
- the tdk gene encoding Thymidine kinase — MAQLYFYYSAMNAGKSTSLLQSSYNYNERGMRTVIFTAEIDNRFEQGKVSSRIGLSAEALLYSTTTNMAELIKKENSVQKVHCVLIDECQFLTKKQVEELCDIVDNEDIPVLCYGLRTDFAGQLFEGSQYLLAWADKLVELKTVCYCGRKASKVLRIGSDGIPVYEGLQVDIGGNEKYISVCRKHYSEAIKQAQLMNEGVIPKQPLHFR, encoded by the coding sequence ATGGCTCAGCTTTACTTTTATTATTCAGCAATGAACGCGGGTAAATCAACATCATTATTGCAATCATCGTATAACTATAATGAAAGAGGGATGCGTACGGTTATTTTTACGGCAGAGATAGATAACCGTTTTGAACAAGGAAAGGTCTCATCGCGAATAGGGTTATCCGCGGAAGCGTTACTATACTCAACGACAACGAATATGGCTGAGCTGATCAAAAAAGAAAATAGTGTACAAAAAGTACATTGTGTTCTTATTGATGAATGTCAGTTTCTAACAAAAAAACAAGTTGAAGAATTATGTGACATAGTCGATAACGAGGATATTCCGGTTTTATGTTATGGATTGCGTACCGACTTTGCTGGGCAATTATTTGAGGGGAGTCAATATTTGCTTGCTTGGGCTGATAAATTAGTTGAGCTAAAAACGGTTTGCTATTGCGGGCGTAAGGCGAGCAAGGTATTACGTATAGGAAGTGATGGGATACCTGTTTATGAAGGCCTACAAGTCGATATAGGTGGTAATGAAAAGTATATCTCTGTTTGTCGTAAGCACTATTCAGAAGCAATAAAACAAGCTCAGTTGATGAATGAGGGCGTTATACCTAAGCAGCCACTTCATTTTCGATGA
- the selD_1 gene encoding Selenide, water dikinase → MTEKIRLTQYSHGAGCGCKIAPKVLEQILHSEQAKFNDPHLLVGNETKDDAAVYDLGNGIGIISTTDFFMPIVDSPFEFGRIAATNAISDIFAMGGKPIMAIAIFRLANC, encoded by the coding sequence ATGACTGAAAAAATTAGATTAACACAATATAGTCATGGTGCAGGCTGCGGCTGTAAAATTGCACCGAAAGTATTAGAGCAAATTTTACACTCGGAACAAGCAAAATTTAATGACCCACATTTGTTAGTTGGTAATGAAACGAAAGATGATGCGGCGGTTTATGATCTAGGTAACGGCATTGGTATCATCAGCACGACAGATTTTTTTATGCCGATCGTTGACTCCCCGTTTGAATTCGGCCGTATTGCCGCAACTAATGCGATTAGCGATATCTTTGCTATGGGCGGAAAACCGATTATGGCAATCGCTATTTTTAGGCTGGCCAATTGCTAA
- the galU gene encoding UTP--glucose-1-phosphate uridylyltransferase, with amino-acid sequence MTQRKVRKAVIPVAGLGTRMLPATKAIPKEMLPIVDKPLIQYVVNECIAAGINEIVLVTHSSKNSIENHFDTSFELEAILEARVKRQLLDEVQSICPSHVTIMQTRQGIAKGLGHAILCAKPLVGEEPFAVILPDVILDRYSTDLTKFNLREMLEQYESTGASQILVEPVPEEDVSSYGIVDCSGETLAPGDSKRIVRMVEKPKREEAPSNLSIVGRYVLSEKIWDALAKTTPGAGDEIQLTDAIALMMENNEPVEAYHLCGKSHDCGNKLGYMKAFVEYGMQHDALGEEFTQWLKKLSASLNTAK; translated from the coding sequence ATGACACAGCGCAAGGTGCGTAAAGCGGTAATCCCCGTTGCAGGCTTAGGTACACGTATGCTTCCTGCAACAAAAGCTATTCCAAAAGAAATGTTGCCAATAGTCGATAAGCCACTTATTCAATATGTTGTTAATGAGTGTATTGCTGCGGGGATCAATGAAATTGTTTTAGTAACACATTCATCAAAAAATTCCATTGAGAACCACTTTGACACAAGCTTTGAGTTAGAAGCTATTTTAGAAGCGCGTGTTAAGCGCCAGTTATTGGATGAGGTTCAATCTATTTGTCCAAGTCATGTAACGATTATGCAAACGCGACAAGGAATAGCAAAAGGATTAGGGCATGCAATTTTGTGTGCTAAACCGTTAGTCGGTGAAGAACCTTTTGCGGTTATTTTACCTGATGTCATTTTAGACCGTTACAGTACAGATTTAACTAAATTTAACTTGCGTGAAATGCTCGAACAATATGAATCAACAGGTGCAAGTCAAATTTTAGTTGAGCCAGTCCCTGAAGAAGATGTATCTAGCTATGGTATTGTGGATTGCAGTGGAGAAACGCTAGCACCTGGGGATAGCAAAAGAATTGTTCGTATGGTTGAAAAACCAAAACGTGAAGAAGCTCCATCTAATTTATCTATTGTTGGTCGTTATGTTTTATCTGAAAAGATTTGGGATGCATTAGCTAAAACAACTCCCGGTGCTGGTGATGAAATACAATTAACTGATGCTATTGCATTAATGATGGAAAATAATGAGCCTGTAGAGGCGTACCACTTATGTGGTAAAAGTCATGACTGTGGAAATAAATTAGGTTATATGAAAGCATTTGTTGAATATGGAATGCAGCATGATGCGTTGGGTGAAGAGTTTACTCAGTGGTTGAAGAAATTATCAGCGTCATTGAATACAGCAAAATAA
- the hns gene encoding global DNA-binding transcriptional dual regulator H-NS: MSESLKALNNIRTLRAQAREVTLESLEEMLEKLTVVVEERRDEESQARAKLEERNRKLEKVREMILEQGVDLNDLLQTMDSGKSTSTRAKRAARPAKYKYVDENGETKNLDRPRPYSSGNQGCH, translated from the coding sequence ATGAGCGAATCATTAAAAGCGTTAAATAACATCCGTACTCTTCGTGCTCAAGCTCGCGAAGTAACTTTAGAATCTTTAGAAGAAATGCTGGAAAAATTAACTGTCGTTGTTGAAGAACGTCGTGATGAAGAGAGTCAGGCTCGCGCGAAATTAGAAGAACGTAACCGTAAATTGGAAAAAGTTCGTGAAATGATTCTTGAGCAAGGTGTCGATTTAAATGACCTTCTGCAAACCATGGACTCAGGTAAAAGCACTAGCACCCGTGCTAAACGTGCTGCACGTCCAGCTAAATATAAATATGTTGATGAAAATGGCGAAACTAAAAACTTGGACAGGCCAAGGCCGTACTCCAGCGGTAATCAAGGTTGCCATTGA
- the hnr_1 gene encoding response regulator of RpoS, translating into MKNRKVLIIEDEITFCTILKNYLETLGIEIYTADNGQLAIEMLTINGITPDIILCDLNMPIMNGEAFMRELVARNIDIPVIVITATTDFTQLDRMFRLGAKDALLKPIKNLDEVKVTLLSALYPEKNNLTELMGEELHQISTLMQEHTQDMLTVLKQLQPPVNQIINNYRINYRQLNEANRFGLLLDLAAISDSQIGILLH; encoded by the coding sequence ATGAAAAATAGAAAAGTACTCATAATAGAAGACGAAATCACCTTCTGTACAATTTTAAAAAATTACCTCGAAACGCTGGGTATTGAGATCTATACCGCAGATAATGGTCAATTAGCAATAGAGATGTTAACAATAAACGGTATCACCCCTGATATCATTCTATGTGACCTTAATATGCCGATAATGAATGGTGAAGCGTTTATGCGAGAGTTGGTTGCTCGTAATATCGATATTCCAGTCATTGTGATTACAGCAACAACCGATTTTACTCAGTTAGATAGAATGTTTCGTTTAGGGGCAAAAGATGCTTTGCTTAAGCCAATAAAAAATTTAGATGAAGTTAAAGTGACCCTCCTTTCTGCACTGTATCCTGAGAAAAATAACCTAACAGAGCTAATGGGAGAGGAACTTCATCAGATTTCTACATTAATGCAAGAGCATACTCAAGATATGTTGACGGTGTTGAAGCAGTTACAACCGCCAGTAAACCAAATTATAAATAATTACCGAATTAACTATCGCCAACTTAATGAAGCCAACCGCTTTGGCTTATTATTAGACTTAGCCGCTATTTCAGACAGCCAAATAGGGATTTTACTGCATTGA
- the xthA gene encoding Exodeoxyribonuclease III — MKFISFNINGLRARPHQLAAIIEKHQPEVIGLQETKVHDDMFPYEEVSQLGYHVFYHGQKAHYGVALLTKNEPLAVRKGFPTDDDDAQRRIIMADIQTERGPLTVVNGYFPQGESRDHPTKFPAKEKFYQDLQNYITSTQTAESQLLIMGDMNISPTDLDIGIGDANRKRWLKTGKCSFLPEEREWLAKLLGWGLVDTYRAKNPDVADCYSWFDYRSKGFDDNRGLRIDLLLASNNLAERCIATGIDYDIRGMEKPSDHAPVWSEFDLTK; from the coding sequence ATGAAATTCATATCGTTCAATATCAATGGCCTTCGAGCTCGCCCTCACCAACTCGCTGCAATCATCGAAAAACATCAACCTGAGGTTATTGGCTTACAAGAAACAAAAGTCCATGATGATATGTTCCCTTATGAAGAGGTTAGTCAGCTCGGCTATCATGTTTTTTATCACGGCCAAAAAGCCCATTATGGCGTGGCTCTTTTAACAAAAAATGAGCCTCTTGCTGTCCGCAAAGGCTTTCCAACTGACGATGATGACGCACAGCGCCGTATTATCATGGCTGACATCCAAACAGAGCGTGGCCCATTGACTGTTGTTAATGGTTATTTTCCTCAAGGGGAAAGCCGCGACCACCCAACTAAATTTCCCGCAAAAGAAAAATTCTATCAAGATTTACAAAATTACATTACATCAACACAAACGGCTGAGTCTCAATTACTCATTATGGGTGATATGAATATTAGCCCAACCGATCTGGATATCGGTATTGGTGATGCAAACCGCAAACGTTGGTTAAAAACCGGAAAATGTTCTTTTTTACCTGAAGAACGTGAATGGTTAGCTAAATTGTTAGGCTGGGGCTTGGTCGATACATACCGAGCTAAAAATCCTGATGTTGCTGATTGCTACTCTTGGTTTGACTACCGTTCTAAGGGCTTTGATGATAACCGCGGTTTACGTATTGATTTATTACTAGCCTCAAATAACCTTGCTGAACGTTGTATCGCAACGGGTATTGATTATGATATTCGCGGAATGGAAAAGCCATCAGACCACGCACCGGTGTGGTCTGAGTTTGACCTAACAAAATAA
- the ydjA_1 gene encoding Putative NAD(P)H nitroreductase ydjA encodes MDALTLLLNRRSASRLTSPAPQGEVLDNILAAGMRAPDHGALKPWHFVVMQNEGINRFSELLEKAAIEGQLGAEVEEKARNAPFRAPLIITVIAKLKDHPKIPQWEQLVAASCTVQAMQMAAVAQGFGGIWRSGAWTEDAVVRAD; translated from the coding sequence ATGGATGCTTTAACCCTTTTGTTGAACCGCCGTTCAGCTTCAAGACTCACATCACCAGCACCGCAAGGCGAAGTACTCGACAATATCCTTGCTGCGGGGATGAGAGCACCTGATCACGGTGCTTTGAAACCATGGCATTTTGTTGTTATGCAAAATGAAGGTATTAACCGCTTCAGTGAGCTATTAGAAAAAGCGGCAATTGAAGGGCAATTAGGTGCTGAAGTAGAAGAAAAAGCACGTAACGCACCTTTTCGTGCTCCACTCATTATTACCGTTATTGCGAAATTAAAAGACCATCCGAAAATACCACAATGGGAACAATTAGTTGCTGCGAGTTGCACTGTACAAGCAATGCAGATGGCCGCGGTTGCTCAAGGTTTTGGCGGTATATGGCGCTCAGGAGCATGGACAGAAGATGCCGTGGTTCGTGCGGATTAG
- the ychJ gene encoding SWIM/SEC-C metal-binding motif protein, PBPRA1643 family yields MKSQEEDRCCCGNEAQFEQCCAPFLQGKSIPQTPEQLMRSRYSAYVHQNADYLIKTWHPDCHAQEWHQEIVNSFSKTRWCGLRVISSSYAKNPDEAYVEFSACFIDEKADHKQLIHERSRFIKMDSCWYYIDGITPKIGRNDLCPCGSGQKYKKCGHPD; encoded by the coding sequence ATGAAATCACAAGAAGAAGATAGGTGTTGCTGTGGCAACGAAGCACAATTTGAACAATGCTGCGCCCCTTTTTTACAAGGAAAATCTATTCCACAGACGCCTGAACAGCTTATGCGCTCCAGATATAGCGCTTATGTTCACCAAAATGCCGATTATCTGATTAAAACATGGCACCCGGATTGCCATGCTCAAGAATGGCACCAAGAAATTGTAAATAGTTTTTCGAAGACACGCTGGTGTGGTCTTCGTGTTATTAGTTCTTCTTATGCTAAAAATCCCGATGAAGCTTATGTCGAATTTTCGGCTTGCTTTATTGATGAAAAAGCTGATCATAAGCAGCTTATTCATGAACGTTCGCGTTTTATTAAGATGGATTCGTGTTGGTATTATATAGACGGTATTACCCCAAAAATCGGTCGTAATGATTTATGTCCTTGTGGCTCTGGTCAAAAATATAAAAAGTGTGGGCACCCAGACTAA
- the selD_2 gene encoding Selenide, water dikinase — MLWAENRLWQSLFLGWPIAKLPPEVAREVIEGGRAACADAGISLAGGHSIDAPEPIFGLAVTGVVNTEYVKKNSAATADCELFLTKPLGIGVLTTAEKKGVLAPEHQHLAAETMCQMNKLGAVVAPLEGVTAMTDVTGFGLLGHLSEICEGSKVRAEISFSKVPKLVNVEKYIEAGCVPGGTTRNFDSYGHLIGPMSDMQRQLLCDPQTSGGLLIAVKPSEVSKIKEIAQQQGVFVTVYR, encoded by the coding sequence TTGCTATGGGCGGAAAACCGATTATGGCAATCGCTATTTTTAGGCTGGCCAATTGCTAAGTTACCGCCTGAAGTGGCTCGTGAAGTGATTGAGGGGGGCCGTGCTGCTTGTGCGGATGCTGGCATATCATTGGCTGGAGGGCACTCTATTGATGCACCTGAGCCTATTTTTGGTTTGGCAGTTACAGGTGTTGTGAATACGGAATATGTGAAGAAAAATAGTGCTGCAACAGCAGATTGCGAACTGTTTTTGACTAAACCGCTTGGGATTGGCGTTTTGACAACGGCAGAGAAAAAAGGGGTACTTGCGCCGGAACATCAACACTTAGCGGCTGAAACCATGTGCCAAATGAATAAGTTAGGGGCGGTGGTTGCGCCTTTAGAAGGGGTGACGGCCATGACAGATGTAACCGGTTTCGGTTTATTGGGGCATTTAAGTGAGATTTGCGAAGGGTCTAAAGTTCGCGCTGAAATTTCCTTTAGTAAAGTCCCTAAATTAGTCAACGTCGAAAAATATATTGAAGCAGGTTGCGTTCCTGGTGGAACAACCCGTAACTTCGACAGCTATGGTCACCTTATTGGCCCAATGAGTGATATGCAACGTCAGCTATTGTGCGACCCACAAACCTCTGGTGGCTTACTCATTGCAGTAAAACCTTCCGAAGTCTCTAAAATTAAAGAGATTGCACAGCAGCAAGGTGTTTTTGTTACAGTCTATCGGTAA